TCCAGGTGCCAGACGTCACGCCGTCTTTCAGCATATAGCCGGTCAAAGTTGTACCATTGCCGCTCTTAAAGATCAGCATGACGTCATCCCAGGCACTTTGCACTACGCTGGAGATATCCCAGGCTCCTGATTTGCCTGAGCCTTTGCCCGCGTAGCCAGCGTTTTCGCCGATTTTGCCGCCAAAGGACCAGTCCGTGAAGTCAAAGAACGCTTCAGAATTGACGGTTATCGGACTGGTATTCAAAAAGTCTTGCTTGGCTGTGTCGCTGTATTCACACGCCGAAGCACCGGAGACTCGGCCCATAAGATTTGAAGGGCATGTAAACGTAGCAGCTTCTGCGGCAGGAGCGAAAGCGGCAGTTCCTGCCAGCAAAGCAGATCCTAGCCAAATGGGAGCAGCTTTCAACAACGATGTCGCTTGACGCATGATTTTCAGTCCCTCTCAGGATGATGTGTTGGTTGCCCGTCTTCTGAACCCAGGAATCCTTGCTTGAAGCGTTGCCCAAAAAACTCTGTTGAAATTGGGAGAGTAGCTCTCAAGAGGTTTCTGACGGGCCAATGAGAAACCGCGCAAGCCATCTAGACAAAATTTGTTTGAGCCGCGCAGCAGGAGTGAGCGTAGAACTCAGCGATTGGGAACAGACAGCAGCGATCGCCCTACAATGGACTCAGTAGAAGATGACCCCTATTTTTGTATTTCTATACACATCCAGCATAAGTTGCCCATCCCTGTCCAGACGTGAAGCTTCTGCAAAGGGAAAGGCTTTTATCAAGAAGTTTTTCTTGAGTTTTGCGGCTTAAATTGAAGCGAGATCCGCAATTCCCAGAGCCTCCGTAGGGCACGGGTAACAGCCCCCGGATAAAGCCATGTCAATTTTACGGTCTCCGGCAAGGGGGATGGAAAAATTGTCAGCCGCCAGCCTCGCAAAGACCGCAAAAACTGGGAGGCTAGACTGATACCATCTCCGTATTTTGGCGCTTCGACGCTCATCCAGCTAACGCTTCGCGTACAGCTGGAGATTCTCCGTTCACAGACCCGTGGCTTGGCGCTGTAGAGAGCAGGAGAGGCGAGGGGAAGCAGCTAGTGACTGAGGCTCGGCAGGGTAGCAGGGTGCGGCCGATCGACGGGGCGGTGATCGAGCTGGCAGTAGGGGCGCGAATAGCTCAGGGGACGCTCTAGGGCGTGCTCCTCGAGGAAGGCATCGTTGGTCATGATGGCTTCGGTGGGGCCGTCGTAGACGATGTGGCCCCGGCTCAGGACCACCGTGCGATCGCACAGCTCCAGGGCCATGTCGAGATCGTGCGTGGCAACCACCTGGGTCAGGGGGAGCTGGCGCAGGAGCTGAATGAGCTGGCGGCGCGATCGCGGATCGAGCTGAGCCGTCGGCTCATCGAGCACCAACACCTGGGGCTGCATGGCCAAGACTCCGGCGATCGCCACCCGCTTTTTCTCACCGCCCGACAGGTGGCTGGCGCAGCGAGGCCCGTAGTGGGCCGGGTCGAGGCCCACCGCCATCATGGCGTGGTGAGCGCGGTGCTTGAGGGCATCTCCTCGGAGTCCCTGATTCATCGGCCCGAAGGTGATGTCTTCCCACACCGTCGGCATGAAAAGCTGATCGTCTGGGTTCTGAAAGACCAGGCCCACAAAATTGCGCACGGCCTGGAGGTTTCGAGGCTCAACGATCTGCTCTCCAATCACCATCTCTCCCGATTCGGGCAGCAGCAACCCGTTGAGATGCATGAGAAGGGTTGATTTGCCTGAGCCGTTGGCCCCAATTAGAGCCACTTTTTCACTGGCGGCGATCGCCAAATTGATATCGCTCAGGGCGTTGGTGCCGTCCGGATACGCATAGAAGACATTCTGAATCGAAATGGGATTGTGATGCATGCGAAGACCGCAATATGGATGAGCAACAAAAGCCTAGAAACACTCTAGAGAGAGACTCGAACCCGAACTCCCCAAAGACCCCAAAGCCTAAAAAAGATAAATCATCTGACCAGCCAGCATAAGAAGGGCCACCAGCGTAACCATGACGATATCTAGACGCCGCTCCTGGGGGACGCTTTCGCGGGGCAGGCTGCCGGTATATCCTCGCGCCAGCATCGCCTGGTGAATGCGATCGCCCCGATCGTAGCTGCGAATAAAAAGTCCCCCAATCATATTTCCCAGCACCATCCGCTGCCAGTGTCGCCGCCCCAGCAGATTGCGGGAGAGCGCCGCCCGCTGCATCGCCTTGAATTCATCTATCAGCACGCCAATATAGCGATACATCGCCGCCATAATTGCCACCAAGAGAGGAGGCATCCGGAGTGCCCGAAAGGCATGGAGCAGATCCGGAATCGGCGTGGTGAGAACCAATAGATTGACCATCATCAAAGACAAAAGCGCCTTGAGGGCAACGCTTCCCAGCACCGTTAGACCGCCTGTCGTGATCTGGAGAAATCCCCACTGCCAGAGGATCTCTCCTGTCCCCTGAAACAGCGTTCCCAACAGGATCATGCCAATGAAGACAAACTCCACGGCCACCCGACGCGCCAGCGTCCACAGCGTCACGCGGCTCAGCAGCAGCGCGATCGCCAGTCCCGCCCCATAGACAGCCCAGGTCCACCAGCGACCATTAGGGGTGAGAGCTGTCGCAAAGACAAATAGCACCATACAGACTACCCGAGCGCGCGGGGTTAGACGGTGCCAAAAACTCTCACCCCGACTATCTACGGCGAGCTGAAATACTCCAACATGTAGCAGTGCCATAGATTCTTATTCGCCTAAGATTGGCGATCGGATAAATCAGACTCAGTGGAGGAGACAGAGGCTCCTTTGACAGACAGCTTGCCAATTCCCCACGCCAAACCAAAGGCAACCAACGTGCCAACCAAGCCTGCCAGGGGGGTTTGTAGCGTTTCTGGCACCCCTCGCAGCGAGTACTCCTCAAACACTCGGTAGAAGGGAAGCTTTTGGGAGGGAGCGTCTTCTACCGCTGCTGCCTCAAATCCGAGATCCTGAGCCACGCGATCGAGGCCATCAGGATCAGAGCTCGCGAAAGGAGAGACAAAAACTGCCACAAGGAGCGCCACTCCCAATCCTGTGATGACTAGCGCTTGCGTGCGCTGACGAGATACTTTGCTCATGCCATTCCACCCGCGAAAAGAACCGAACTCAAAACGCAAACACGATGGGACTGCGTACCTTTTAACTAGCGTGAATTCTCGGTCGGCGATCGCCCTACATGGCCGAGCGCGATCGCATGCTGCTGCGACGAGGCGGATCAAACATCATCTCGGGTCGTGTACGCCAGACAAAGCTCACGGCCAACACCGTAATAATGGCCTCACCCACCCCAATCATGAAATGCCAAATCGCCATCGCCGAAAGTGCCAAATTCAGCGAGACCGTGCCCGAGAGGGCTAGCTGGATCGCGCACAAGACCGCTGCCACAAAGACACTCGTCCAGGATGCGACTACCGTCGCGATCGCCGTGCTGCGCCACCGATGGAACCCCAGCGCCGATCGCACAGCTTTGTAGAGGTAGTAGCCTGCGAAGGTTCCGATAAGGCCCATGTTGAAGATATTAGCGCCCAGCACCGTGAGACCACCATCTTGGAACAGGACCGCCTGCACGATGAAAACCACAGTCATCACCAGCGATCCGGCCCACGGCCCCAGCAGTACCCCGGCCAGGGTGCCGCCCAGCAGGTGCCCCGACGTCCCCCCCGGAATGGGAAAGTTAATCATCTGCGCCGCGAAGATAAAGGCCGCACTCACCCCCATCAGGGGGACAGCCCGCTCTTGATAGTCAGCCTGCACCTGGCGCAGCGACAGCACGACCAGCGCCACCGCAAAGACCCAGCACGCCCCGCTCACCGGCAAGCTGAGATATCCGTCTGGGATATGCAGCGCTAGATGAGGCTGAACGATCCACTGAGACTCTAGCAGCGTTGGAAAGCGAAATAAGAAAGCGTCAGCCATGCAGTTCCTCAAAGTTTAGATTGCACGTGTTAGTAAACTTCAGTATTCAAAGTGAATTCAATCCCCAAGGGGGGGATCTTTGACCTTAAATTTATCAATGAATTGAGACTTTTTTGTCGCCTTATAGATTTTGTGACGCAGCGCAATAAATTGTTGAAAACCCATGCCCTACAACACAAAAGCCTTCCAAAAATTAAGGTTTTCTTTGGTTTCAAACTGTTTGTAGCGAACACTCAGAAGTTAAGGTTTTCTTCCCTTTTGGCGATCGCCCTACAGTTTTTCCAACCTTTTTCGCCGAATTCACCATCTCTCCAAAAATCAATACATCTCAGCACACTTTTCTAGAGCTTACCTCCCAGCACAGCCCATTCCTCAATAATTCACTTCTATCTTCAGAAAGAATCTTTGTTGAGCACGTTTCTGTCCTTCTGTAGGGCAAGCGCTGCAATCCAAGATTTCAATCAGTTTAGACGCTTTTAATTGAGACTTATCCCCAAAAATTCTGAATCCTTTCCCTTCACAAATCGATTCATCGCTTCTTCAAAGATCCCAGCCCGCAAGTCCTAATCTCTCACAAAGATCCAGAAAGCTTTAAGGTCTAGCTCTCGACGGTCGCTCAAGAAATTTTCAGAAAGTTGCAGCAACTTTCTTTTAAGATGAATTATTTTGATGAAAGGTGCTAGTCCTAGCAACGGGAGAGTAAGAAGCCGTGGCGTTTCAAGCGACTTTTTGGGGCTCATTACTAGCAGTGTTGGGTTGCGGCCTAGTGGGAGGCGTCTTCTTCGCTTTCTCTAACTTTGTCATGAGGGGTCTGGGCCGACTGCCAGCACCTGAAGGCATTGCTGCCATGCAGGCCATCAATATCACCGTGATTAATTCCGGATTTATGGGCATCTTTTTGGGGACAGCAGCGCTGAGCCTCTACATGGCGATCGCCGCTATCCGGCAGTGGGGCCAAGCAGACGCGATCTATTGGCTGGCCGGGAGCTTACTTTATCTGATCGGTAGCTTTGGCGTCACGATCGCCTGCAATGTGCCCCTCAATGACGGTCTGGCGAACGTAGATCCGCAAAGTGTCGAGGGGGCGAAGATCTGGTCTCACTATCTAGTGTGGTGGACTGTCTGGAACCACGTCCGCACAGTGGCTTCTATCGCTGCTGGCGGGTGCTTTTTGAGATCTTTGATTTAGAGAGTTTGATTAGAAGATCTCTGGTTAAAATCTCTCAGAGAGTCTTTTAGATAGATAGTTAGAGGTGCTTAGAGGCGATCGCCGCCTGATCAAAATTTATCTCAAAGAGACTTTATATGAATGCCGAAACTCTATCTGTGCCTCGATTCTGAGGCACAGATAGAGAATTTGCGCAGCTTAGTACAGCTCATACTTCATGAGCTGACAGGGCAGAGCGCCGTTATAGACCGGGATGCGCTGGGAGGACTTGAGGCCGATGGACTGCGCTAGCTCTTTATTGCCGCTGAGGATAAAGGCGGTCCAGCCTTTGAAGCGCTGCTTGAGGACATCTCCCAGGAGCTTGTAGAAAGCGGCCATCTCGCCAATGCGGCCAATGCGCTCGCCGTAGGGCGGGTTGCACAGCAGGATGCCGCTGTCGGCGGGAGCGACGACGTCCGCTAGCTCAGTGCAAGAAAACCAGACATGCTCCTCGACGCCGCAGTTTTCGGCGTTGGCGATCGCCTGTCGGATGACATTCTCATCGCGATCGCTCCCCCAAATCGGCGCTGGCAGCTCATGCTTTTGGCTGTCTTCTGCTTCTTGCAGGAGATCTTCGAGCAGCGGCAGGTCAAAGTCTGGCCATGTCTCAAAACCAAAGCGCTCGCGAAAGAGGCCCGGCGCGATATTGAGCGCTCTGAGGCTGGCCTCCAGAGGCAAAGTCCCTGACCCGCACAAGGGATCGTAAAACATCTGGTCCGGCTGCCAGCCCGAAAGCTGAATCAGCGCGGCCGCCAGGGATTCCTTGAGGGGAGCGGCTCCCATGGCAGGCCGGTAGCCCCGGCGGTGGAGGCTGTTGCCTGAGCTGTCGAGGCTGACGGTGCAGCCGCTGCGATCGATGTGCACATTCACCCGCACATCCGGAGCCACTGTATCTACATTGGAGCGTTCTCCAGCTCGCTCTTGCTGCTGCTCGACGATCGCCTTTTTGACCTGGATGGCGGTGAAGTGGGTGTGGTTGAGGCGATCGTTTTTGCCGGTGGCGTTGACGGCGAGGGTCAGATCCGGCGTCAAATAGTCAAACCAGTCAATACTGTGGATCCCGCGATAGAGATCCTCGGCATCCTGGCAGGGAAAGTGATGGATCTTCATGAGGATCCGAAAGGGCAGCCGAGCCCACAAATTCACGCGGTAGAGCAACGCGCGATCGCCCTCAAAGCTCACGCCGCAAAACTCTGGTTTCACGGCCTGGGCGCCTAGCTGCTCTAGCTCTTCGGCGGCGATCGCCTCTAGTCCCCGCGCCACCGTTGCAAAATACTGATTCATTCTCGCTCCTATTGCGCAACGGTCTTTCTGCCGTTCCTTTGCACTATCGCCCCTGTTTTGGTTCCAAGGCTCAGGGCGATCGCCTTCGCGCTGCCACCATCTCTGCATCAGGTCTGCATCAGGGCAGACAGCCAAGTCTACCGGAAAGATCTCCCTAACTCAATCAAGCCTAGAGCGTCTCTTCTGGGGACATGCACCGCCAAGGGAGGGGGAGCCGCTACACTCAGGGAAAAGGGAAAGCAGAATCTCAAACAAATCCCATGGCTGAGCCCTATTCCTTTGGCTGGTTTGATCGATTTTGCCTCTGGTATCCGCCGGGCTGGCTGATTTTGTTTAATCGCCACTGGCAGCACTACCACCCCGACACGCCGGGATGGAACTGGCTGGAGTATTTGCTGTTTTTGGTGCCGGGGGGATTTTATCTGGCGCTGCTGCTGCGCTGGCTGCGATCCCTCGGGCGATCGCCCCAGGCCGCTCCTGAAAGCTTTCACCCAGACTATCAGCGAGCCTTTCGGGAAGAGATCCTCGGCCCCATCGTTACGCGCTACTTTCGGGCAGAGCTGCACCACTGCGATCGCCTGCCGCCCGACCAGCCGCTGATCATCACCATGAACCATGCGGGCATGTGCTTCCCGTGGGATTTTTTGTGCTTGGCCTATCTGCTGGGCCACGAGCGCGGCTGGACCATCCAGCCCCTAGCGGGGGTTTCCCTGTTCGAGCATCCCTGGGTGGTGTGGTGGCTGCCGCCGGGCTGGTCCCAGGCCCTGGGCGGGGTGCGGGCCGAGGCCGACGCCTTCGAGGCTGCCGTCGCCCACAACGCCGTTCTGCTCTACGCTCCCGAGGGCTTGCGCGGCCCCCGCAAGGGCTGGTCCCAGCGCTACCAAATCCAGACCTTTCATCCCAGCTTCATTACCCTCAGCGATCGCTACCAAATCCCGATCTTGCCGGTGGTGTGCCTGGGCAATGAGTTTTTGCATCCCTGGGCTGAGCACCAGGCCTGGCTCGCCAAGCCCTTTGCCATGCCTTTTTTGCCGCTTTCTCCCGGCATGATTTTCTTTTTGCTGTTTCCGTCCCTGGGCGTCTGGGCTTTGCGCAGCAAGCTGCGATACTATGTCCAGCCGCTGTACACGCCCCAGCTTCAAGCTCAAACGGGTAACGGGCGATCGCGCCCCTACGACGCCGCCCAGGCCCTGCGGGACACCCTCCAGCGCGAGCTTCACAGCCTGCGCAAGTCCCCTAGGACAGCGTCAGCCGCCCAAAGCACTCCCGCAGCAGAGCCTCATTCAAAGAGTTGAATTTGGTTTGACCCTCTCGGCGGATTTGGAGCAGTCCGGCTTCTGCCAAAATCTTGGAGTGGTGGCAAAACAGCGCCAGACTGATGCCCAGGTGGTGGGCAACCTCCGAGCCGCTCATCTCCGCCCGGGTGGTCAGCAGCTCCACAATTCGCAGGCGCGTCGGGTCCGACAGAGCCGCAAAGATTTTGGCGCGCTGCTCTAGGTCGCTGAGGTCAACCGAAGTCGGGGATTGGCTTTCTTCGAGGGCAGACATAAGGCATCAACAGGACAGTGTCCCACGGGGTCTCTGGTTTCCATTGTACGGACTGGTCGTCCTTAGTGAAATTGTTAAATAACTACTTGACTTCTAAAGACGCCTTGCCTAGGATCTGTAGTTAAATACTTGTTTGACTACTTAAACATAGAGTTTGCGCGACAGATTTTGGGCGATCGCTCAACTACGCACCCTGGGCGATCGCTCCTGATTTTTCTCTTTATCGCGCTTATATCCCTAACCCTGACGATTATCGTTCTGCATTTCGGAGCTTTACACCCGATGACCGATCTACGCTTACTCACCCCCGTTCAGGTTGGCCCCTACACCCTGCCCAACCGCGTCGTTATGGCCCCCCTGACCCGCAACCGAGCCGGTGCTAACCTCGCGCCGACAGCCCTAAACGCGGAGTATTACACCCAGCGAGCCTCTGCGGGCCTGATCATTTCAGAGGCCAGCCAAATTTCGCCCCAGGGCATGGGCTATCCCAACACCCCCGGCATCTATTCCGCCGAGCAGGTGGAAGGCTGGAAGCTGGTCACCGAGGCCGTTCATCAGGCGGGGGGCCGCATCTTCTTGCAGCTGTGGCACGTGGGGCGCATTTCACACTCGTCTCTCCAGCCTGGCGGAGCGCTGCCGGTCGCTCCCAGCGCGATCGCCCCAGCGGGAGAAGCGGCCACCTACGAGGGCATGGCTCCCTTCGAGACGCCGCACGCCCTCGAAGTTGAAGAGATTGCGGGCATCGTCGAGGACTACCGCAAGGCCGCCCAAAACGCCATGGACGCGGGCTTTGACGGGGTCGAAATTCACGCCGCCAATGGCTACTTAATCGACCAGTTCTTGCAGGACAGCACCAACCAGCGCACCGACGCCTACGGCGGATCCATCGAGAACCGCACCCGCTTTTTGCTGGAGGTGACGGAGGCGGTGGTGAGCGTGTGGGGCGGCGATCGCGTGGGGGTGCGCCTGGCTCCCACCGGCACCTTCAACGACATGGCCGGTTCCCAGCGGGCCGAAACCTTCAGCTACGCGGTCCAGGCCCTCAATCGCTTTGGCCTGGCCTATCTGCACCTAGTGGAGCCCCGCGCCGACCTCAATCCCCCGGCACCGGAGCTGACCAGCGGCTACTTCCGCTCTCTCTTTGAGGGCACGATCATCTCGGCGGGCGGCTACGATCGCGACTCTGGCAACGAGGTTCTAGAGGCCGGTGATGCTGATCTGATCGCCTATGGCCGCTGGTTTATCTCCAACCCGGACCTGCCCCAGCGCTTTGCCGTCAACGCAGAGCTCAATGAGTACGATCGCTCCAGCTTCTACGGCGGAGACGAGCGGGGCTACATCGACTATCCGACGCTGGAGCTGCAAACGGCGTAGACTCATAGACGCACCGCGCAGCTAGCACTTTCTCTGGGATGACTGTTTAATCCCAGAGATTTTTTGTGGCTGGGTTCAGGAGCAGTGGTAGAGGCGGTGTTTGTAGCCGTTGAGCTTGGGCAAAGCCTCGCGCGATCGCTGGCAGCCCTGGATCTCCGGCTCCGGCGTCGGGAAGAAGTTCACCACCCACAGATCAAAGGGCTTCGGAAAGTCGTCCACCACCTGTTGCAGCACCGTCACGGTCCGGGGCTGATCTGGGCGATCGTGGTGGGCCAGCAAAAACTGCGGCTCCGGGGGCAATGGCGCTCCCGCCGCTGCCTGACGGCGACGAAAGCGGCGAAACTCAAGGGCCAAGCCCATCAGCTCGCGGGTTTGCTCATAGTTTTGGTGGGCTCCGGCAATCAGCGCCGGCCTGGAGGCCGAGACGCTCTGGATCAGCGGCACCAAGGCATCAGGGCGATCGGGCTTTTGGTAGCCGTAGTTGGTCACCACCGTCAGGCCGCCCAGCAGCCCCAGCACCAGCGTCAGGGCCGCAATTCGCCGCCCGATGGGCCGCGATCGCCCTTCACCGCGCCAGTTCGCCGCCAGGATTGCCCCCATCAGCAGCATCAGCGCCGGGAAATAGACAAAGTGATAGCGGGCCGCCAGCGACATATCAGCTCCTAGGCCATAGGTGATCACGGCAAACAGCCCCAGCACCGCCACGATGAAGCCGCCCAGCAGCGCGATCAGCGGCTTGGTCCGGGGAACCCCCAGCCAGTGGCGGCCGCCCGCGATCCACTGGGGCAGCGCCCACCCCAAAAAGCCGAGGGCGATCGCCCCGCTGGCCACCGCCACCCCCGTCGGCACCCCCTCCACCGGCAGCATCACCACCATGGTCACCACCCAGCCCACCGTGCGCCCGAGGATCGCCAGACTCTCGGTCAGGGGATTGGCGTCAAAAATCCACTGGGTGAGCTGATGATCCGGGATCTGGTTAACCAGGGGCAGCCAGACCAGCCCCGCCACCAGGCTTCCCGCGCCCACGAGTCCCAGGGCGATCAGGGTTTGTCGCGGCACCCCTCGGCCCCGGTGCCAGGACACCAGCAGCTGCGCCGCGATCGCCAGGGCCTCGGCCGCGATCGCCAGGGCAAAGAAATAGTGCACCGCAATGCCCAGAGCATGGACCGCGATCCATAGGAGCACCACGCTCCAGGGCAGCGGCCGCAGTCCCTTGCCGGCGCGGTCTGGCCGAAGGGCGATCGCCGCGCAGCCCAGGGATGCCAGCACGCACAAAATCGCCAGCGTATAGTGGCGGGCTTCTTGGGCCTGGTAGATCCCGTAGGGCGACACCGCCATCAGGGCCGCGCTCCAGTGGCCGACCATCCGCGATCGAAATAGCCGCCACCCCAGGCCAAAGCACGCCGGAATCGCCATCACCCCAAACAGCGCCGAGAGCGATCGCGCAGCGCCCACCGACACCAGCTCTCCATCCGGCGGCAGCCAATCGAGCCACAGGTGCGTCAGGGCAAAGTAGACCGGTGGATGGGTGCTTTCGGTAAAGAGGCGCTGCGCCACCGTCGCCACCGTCGCCGCCCCATTGGGCCGCAGGGGCGCCAGCAGCGTCTCTAGGGCGATCGCCTGGTCCAGGGGCACGACCTGGAAACTATTGCCCAGGCTAAACACCATCGTCGCCAGTTCATCATTCCAGGGGGGCTTGGCCGCCAAGTTCGTGAAGCGCAGCACCGCGCCTACCGCGATCCACAGCAGCAACAGCGCCCCGTGAAATCCCCAGCGATGACAAATCTTTTTGAGCCCCATTCTTTAGGCCTCTCTCCCAACCACCTGCAATGTCTTCCTATTTTCACCTCCAGATCTCCTCCAACCAATTTCTCTATCATCTAGAGAAAAAGAAAGCGATCGATATTTCTCTCTCCAAAGCGATCGCCGACTAGCGCCCTCTCCCTGCGCCATCTTCTTCTACCAAGCCAGACAACATCAGGCTTTCACGCCTCGAGCGACTTTCTATCATCCGACTGGGTGATAGGCGAATCTCACCATTGGCGGGTACAATCCAAACGTTCA
This genomic stretch from Geitlerinema sp. PCC 7407 harbors:
- a CDS encoding energy-coupling factor ABC transporter ATP-binding protein, whose product is MHHNPISIQNVFYAYPDGTNALSDINLAIAASEKVALIGANGSGKSTLLMHLNGLLLPESGEMVIGEQIVEPRNLQAVRNFVGLVFQNPDDQLFMPTVWEDITFGPMNQGLRGDALKHRAHHAMMAVGLDPAHYGPRCASHLSGGEKKRVAIAGVLAMQPQVLVLDEPTAQLDPRSRRQLIQLLRQLPLTQVVATHDLDMALELCDRTVVLSRGHIVYDGPTEAIMTNDAFLEEHALERPLSYSRPYCQLDHRPVDRPHPATLPSLSH
- the cbiQ gene encoding cobalt ECF transporter T component CbiQ, with product MLHVGVFQLAVDSRGESFWHRLTPRARVVCMVLFVFATALTPNGRWWTWAVYGAGLAIALLLSRVTLWTLARRVAVEFVFIGMILLGTLFQGTGEILWQWGFLQITTGGLTVLGSVALKALLSLMMVNLLVLTTPIPDLLHAFRALRMPPLLVAIMAAMYRYIGVLIDEFKAMQRAALSRNLLGRRHWQRMVLGNMIGGLFIRSYDRGDRIHQAMLARGYTGSLPRESVPQERRLDIVMVTLVALLMLAGQMIYLF
- a CDS encoding PDGLE domain-containing protein, coding for MSKVSRQRTQALVITGLGVALLVAVFVSPFASSDPDGLDRVAQDLGFEAAAVEDAPSQKLPFYRVFEEYSLRGVPETLQTPLAGLVGTLVAFGLAWGIGKLSVKGASVSSTESDLSDRQS
- a CDS encoding energy-coupling factor ABC transporter permease; translated protein: MADAFLFRFPTLLESQWIVQPHLALHIPDGYLSLPVSGACWVFAVALVVLSLRQVQADYQERAVPLMGVSAAFIFAAQMINFPIPGGTSGHLLGGTLAGVLLGPWAGSLVMTVVFIVQAVLFQDGGLTVLGANIFNMGLIGTFAGYYLYKAVRSALGFHRWRSTAIATVVASWTSVFVAAVLCAIQLALSGTVSLNLALSAMAIWHFMIGVGEAIITVLAVSFVWRTRPEMMFDPPRRSSMRSRSAM
- a CDS encoding anthrone oxygenase family protein; amino-acid sequence: MRGLGRLPAPEGIAAMQAINITVINSGFMGIFLGTAALSLYMAIAAIRQWGQADAIYWLAGSLLYLIGSFGVTIACNVPLNDGLANVDPQSVEGAKIWSHYLVWWTVWNHVRTVASIAAGGCFLRSLI
- a CDS encoding class I SAM-dependent RNA methyltransferase — its product is MNQYFATVARGLEAIAAEELEQLGAQAVKPEFCGVSFEGDRALLYRVNLWARLPFRILMKIHHFPCQDAEDLYRGIHSIDWFDYLTPDLTLAVNATGKNDRLNHTHFTAIQVKKAIVEQQQERAGERSNVDTVAPDVRVNVHIDRSGCTVSLDSSGNSLHRRGYRPAMGAAPLKESLAAALIQLSGWQPDQMFYDPLCGSGTLPLEASLRALNIAPGLFRERFGFETWPDFDLPLLEDLLQEAEDSQKHELPAPIWGSDRDENVIRQAIANAENCGVEEHVWFSCTELADVVAPADSGILLCNPPYGERIGRIGEMAAFYKLLGDVLKQRFKGWTAFILSGNKELAQSIGLKSSQRIPVYNGALPCQLMKYELY
- a CDS encoding 1-acyl-sn-glycerol-3-phosphate acyltransferase, whose product is MAEPYSFGWFDRFCLWYPPGWLILFNRHWQHYHPDTPGWNWLEYLLFLVPGGFYLALLLRWLRSLGRSPQAAPESFHPDYQRAFREEILGPIVTRYFRAELHHCDRLPPDQPLIITMNHAGMCFPWDFLCLAYLLGHERGWTIQPLAGVSLFEHPWVVWWLPPGWSQALGGVRAEADAFEAAVAHNAVLLYAPEGLRGPRKGWSQRYQIQTFHPSFITLSDRYQIPILPVVCLGNEFLHPWAEHQAWLAKPFAMPFLPLSPGMIFFLLFPSLGVWALRSKLRYYVQPLYTPQLQAQTGNGRSRPYDAAQALRDTLQRELHSLRKSPRTASAAQSTPAAEPHSKS
- a CDS encoding helix-turn-helix transcriptional regulator; amino-acid sequence: MSALEESQSPTSVDLSDLEQRAKIFAALSDPTRLRIVELLTTRAEMSGSEVAHHLGISLALFCHHSKILAEAGLLQIRREGQTKFNSLNEALLRECFGRLTLS
- a CDS encoding alkene reductase, producing MTDLRLLTPVQVGPYTLPNRVVMAPLTRNRAGANLAPTALNAEYYTQRASAGLIISEASQISPQGMGYPNTPGIYSAEQVEGWKLVTEAVHQAGGRIFLQLWHVGRISHSSLQPGGALPVAPSAIAPAGEAATYEGMAPFETPHALEVEEIAGIVEDYRKAAQNAMDAGFDGVEIHAANGYLIDQFLQDSTNQRTDAYGGSIENRTRFLLEVTEAVVSVWGGDRVGVRLAPTGTFNDMAGSQRAETFSYAVQALNRFGLAYLHLVEPRADLNPPAPELTSGYFRSLFEGTIISAGGYDRDSGNEVLEAGDADLIAYGRWFISNPDLPQRFAVNAELNEYDRSSFYGGDERGYIDYPTLELQTA